Genomic DNA from Alistipes indistinctus YIT 12060:
AGCATTTGCAGGCGGCTCCGTACGCGGTTCGGGAAGAATCCGGCTTGCACGTGCGAATCGCCCAGCTGCAGGATCGCTACGGGCAGTTGCTTCTCGCCGCGCTCAAGCCGGGCGAACTCGCCGAACAGGCCTTCGAGTGCCTGCACGTTACCCGTGATCCGGTTGCACGACGTATCGGCGATACCCGGCGCCGGCATCTGCTCGATCTCGAACGGCGTCAGCGCCGGCACGGCGGGAGCCTCGTCCGTTCCCCGGACGAAACCGCGCGCCAGCACGGTGATCAGCAGTAGGATTATGACCGGGATATACCTCATCGCGTTTCGCTGAAATTGTCGTTACCGTCGTTGCGGTTATGACGATTGTTGCCGGAGTCGTCGTTATTGTTGCCGTTGCTGCCATTGCCGCTGTTGCTTCCGGGCTGTTTGCCGGGCTGGATTTCACTCGGCCGTGTCCCATTTGGTCGGGTGTCATGCTCCCTTTTGCCGTTCCGTACGCTGTCAGCTTGGATCCTTGTCGTATCGCGCATGCCGGAGGCAGCCGGGCTGGCCGGGGTGACTCCCGCCCCGGCATTTGTACCCGCAGTTACACCTGTTCCGGTTATCGTTCCGGTACCTGTACCCGTTTCTGCCCCGGCTTCAGTTCCGGTTCCGGTCCGTTGCCCGTTACCGTTCCTTGCCGTGTTTTGATCCGTTTGGCCGCGTTCCCGGTCCGTTGCTGCGGTTCCTGCCTCCGTTTCTGTGCCGCTTTCGGCCGGATTCTGTTCCGTCCCTTCGTGTTCCCATCCGGCCGGGAAGGCGTTTTTGCCCGTATCTGCCGCGGGGCTGTGGTAGAGCGGCATCGGCTCGTCGCCGTCGCCGGGGTGTTGCTGCGCGTCGTATACGAGCGCGGTAGCAAAACGCTGCGCGATATATTTGCCGCCCGGATAACGGATATGCGTATGGTCTTGCGCGGCCCACTTCTTTTGTACGAAGTTCACCATGCTGTTCTCGCCGCCCATCGCGTCGAACGTATTCCAGAAAGCGACTCCCGCCGCCTCTGCCGCCTTGCGCTGCGCGTCGATCATGCCCTTCACGGCGGGCATCGTCACGAACTGTCCGTCGCGCAGCGTGCTGCGGTCGCCGACGCCCATCACGAGGATGCTCGCACCGGGGAAGCACTGCTGTACATAGCGGATGATCCGCGTGAAGGTCTTCGAATAGGAGTCGTATTTGAGCACGTCGGGCGACATGACGTTCAGGCCGTACTGCAGCACGATCAGGTCGTAGCCGAGCATCTGTCCGATCTGCTGGTTCACGAAGCTGTTGGTTTCGAACAGCGCCATGCCGCTGTTGCCGCGGATCGAGTAGTTGTCCACGCTAACGCCGCCCGCGTCCTCGAGCACGATCCCGTAGCCGGTGAATCCGTCGGTCCGGTTCAGCGTCACGCTGATGCTGTGTACCGGTGCGTTGATGACGATCTGTTGTACGTGTTCGCTCGGTTCGGGTGCGAAGAGGCGGCTTACCGAATCGTTGATCACGACGTTGAGCCGCGTATTGTTGCGGTTGGTAAAGACGAGTCGCGCGGTACCCGCCTGGTTGATGTGCTTGCGGAAAGTGACGCCCTGCAGCCGGGTAGTGGCGCCTTCCTGCGGAATGCAGACGAAGCCCGAGACGAAAAAGCGGTCTTTGATTGCGGCGGGAATTTGCGCGCGGTCGCGAATGTTGTAGATGTCCCAGTTCGAGAACGAGTGCAGTACCGTGCCGCGGAACTTGGCCAGCGGCGAAGCGAACGGCACGAAGCCCACGCCCCGGCCCCCGCAGAGGTTTTGCAGCTGTTCGCGCAGGTCGGCGGTGATGATGTCTCCCTCGATAAACGAGTCGCCGAGTACGGCGATACGCACGGGCCGTCCTGCTGCGCCGCGGGTCAGCGCCCGGTTGAAACGCATCATCGCATCGGGGCTGAACAGTTCGATCGGCACGACGTTCTGGTCCGCTCCGGCGGGCTTGGTGAGCAGGATCGGTGCGGCGGCGGGCGTATCGGTCGCGATGTTCCACTCTTCGAGCTTCGCTTCGGGCAGCGAGAGGGTGTCGCGCTCCGCGCTGCGGGTCGCCGAGTCGATCACTTTCATCGCGGCGGCTTCGTTGAGGAAGGTCGTGTCGAAATATTGGTCCGCTTCGAGCAGTTCGGGCGACTCTTCCTGCTTGATGATGTCCGCGAGGATATTCGTACGCTTGAAGGTCAGCGATCCCAGCTTGAATCTGGGCAGCTGCGACAGCCCGGCCATCGCCGCGATCACGAGGATGGTGGTGAGAAACGAATATGATGTGTAATCCCGCTGTGAGGACATTTGTTAAGGGTTTGCAGGCCGCTTGTCCGGGATGTGCTCCCTTGTCGAGCTGTGCCGTTTCGGAAAATGCCGTACCGTGCGGTGTCCCGGTTGCCGTCGTGTTTCGGTCCCTGGTGTATCCGGGGCTGTCGCCGGGGTCAGCTGTCGCCGCGTTCCGGGTTGTCGTCGCAGCGGGGCTCGCGGCCGGTAAATCCTGCCAGGACTGGTTGCGTTTCGACTGCCGGGATGTCCCGGAGCTCGCTGCAGCCCGTTCCCGGGCGGCTGTTCCGTTTGCCGGATCGAACGGATAAACCGGTGCGAAGTTAGTCATTCGCACTGACATTGCGGACTGTTTCGGTTGAAAAAAATGCACCGGGATTTTTTATCCGGGTGTTTTTGTGCAGGCGGGTCGCGGAAGACGGCGACGCAAAGCGGCACCGGCGTTTGGGGTTGTGTGCGTTCTGCCCGGAATACGGTTGCGGCGGCAAACGGGAATACGACAGAACAGCCCCCTGTCGGGAACCGTTCTGTCGTGTCCGTTTCAGTATGCCTGCATGCGGTTCCGGGTTGTATGCGGTATTCCGGATGCCGTCGTTTACCGTGGTTTTATGTGGCATGGTTCCGCCCGTTCGGCGGCGATCGCCTACCGCTGTTTCAAAGGTACGAACTTGCGTTCGGCGGCGACGTTCTTGTAGGCCGGACGGATGATTCGCTTGCTGTCGAAGTTCAGCTCTTCGATGCGGTGCGCGGTCCAGCCCGTGATGCGGCTCATCGCGAAGAGCGGCGTGAAGACCTCCTGCGGCAGGCCGATCATGTCGTAGACGAAGCCCGAGTAGAAGTCGACGTTCGCGCAGACGCGCTTGTTGACCTTCGTTCCCTTGAAATTCATGAAGTTTTCGATCGCGCGCTCCTCGAGCAGTTCGAGGAATGCGTACTCCTCTTCACGCTCCTTCTCTTTGGCCAGGTCCCGGGCCATCTCCTTGAGCAGCAGTGCGCGCGGGTCGGAAATCGTATAGACCGCATGGCCGATGCCGTAGATCAGCCCGGTGTGGTCGTAGGCCTCTTTGCGCAGCATCTTGTTCAGGTACTGGTCGATTTCGGTTACCTTGTCCCAGTGCCGGATGTTCTCCTTGAGGTGGTCGAACATCTTCATTACCGCGAGGTTCGCGCCGCCGTGCAGCGGGCCTTTGAGCGAACCGATCGCTGCGGCGATCGACGAGTAGGTGTCGGTGCCCGACGAACTGGTCACGCGTACCGTGAAGGTCGAGTTGTTACCGCCGCCGTGTTCGGCATGCAGCACCAGTGCGCGGTCGAGGGTTTTCGCTTCCAGTTCGGAGAACTCGCCTTTGAGCATGTAAAGGAAATTTTCGGCAATTGAGTACTCTTCCTTCGGGTGACGGATGTGCAGCGTCTTGCCGTGGCTGTGGCGCATGATGTTGTAGGCGTAGGCGATGATCGTCGGGAACTTCGAGATCAGGTCGATCGACTGGCGCATCAGGTTGTCGCGCGAGGTGTCGTCGGGGTTTTCGTCGAAGGTGTACATCTCCAGTACGCAGCGCGCGAGGATGTTCATCACGTTCGATCCTTCCAGGTCGAGGATGTTCATCTTGGTCTTCTGGCCCAGCGGCATGAAGGCGTGAATCAGGCTCTGGAACGATTCGAGCTCTTCGCGGTTGGGCAGGTAGCCCGACAGCAGCAGGAAGGCCGCTTCTTCGAACCCGAAGCGATTCTCCCCGTGGATGCCTTTCACCAGGTCGTTCACGTCGATGCCGCGGTAAAGCAGCCGGCCGGGGATCGCCTTGAGGCCTTCGGGCAGGCGTTCATAGCCGACCACGTCGCCGATCTGCGTCAGTCCCACCAGCACGCCCGAATGGTCTTCGTTGCGCAGCCCCCGCTTGACGTTGTATTTCGTGAAGAGTTCGTTGTCGATGCGGCTCGTGCTTTTGATCGACTCCGAAAGCTTGTAGATGATGTACTCCTTTTTCATAAGCCTCAGTTGATTTGCGTTTGTTCTCTGTGATATTTCTTTTTACCTCTGCCTTCGCCTCGTCTTTTAGGGTAGCCCCCTTTATTCGTACGGTCCGCCCATCCGGGAGCGGCAATCCTGTTTTCGGGCACGCCTGTTCCCGGAGAGTCCTGTTTTCGGGTCGTTCCGCCTTCGGATGGATTATTCCCGGGCAGGTTCCTTTTCTGGCGACAGAAGCGACTCCCCGGCATATTTGCCGTCGTTTCAGGGGCAAGGTACGAAAAACACGGAAAAAAGGAATAGGTGTATCCGAATTTATCCGATTTTCGGCAAAATTTTACAAATTTTCCGTCAACCGTGTTTATTTTAGGGGGTGTAGCCTGGAATTTCCGATAATTTTATCTCGTAACAGGTTTTTTGTTCCCCCGTGTACCGCTTTTATGTTGCTCTCCTGCCCATCGCTTTTTTGCCGGGCAGTCGTGCATCTGCGGGAACTCGGATGTTTTGCGGTTACAGCCTGCCGAGCAACTCTTCGCCGAATGCCGACGTGGAGAGCGCCGTACCGCCGGGCATGAAGCGCGCGAGGTCTCCGGTGGCGCGTCCCGCTTCGAACGAACTTTCCATTGCGCCGGTGATGAGCAGTGCCGCTTCCTTCCAGCCGAGGTATTCGAGCATCATCACCGCCGAAAGCAACAGCGAAGAGGGATTGACCGTATCCTTGCCCGCAATGTTCGGTGCGGTGCCGTGCGTCGCTTCGAAGATCGCGTGGCCCGTGAGGTAGTTGATATTTGCGCCGGGGGCGATGCCGATGCCGCCCACCATTGCCGCGAGCTGGTCCGAAATGTAGTCGCCGTTGAGGTTCAGCGTCGCGATCACCGAATACTCTTCGGGAATCAGCAGCGTGTTTTGCAGGAACGCGTCGGCGATCACGTCCTTGACGATCACTTTTCCCGCCGTTTTGGCCGCTTCCATCGCGCGGTCGGCCGCTTCGGCGCCCTGTTCCTTTTTGATCGCATCATACTGACGCGTGGTAAAGGTCTGTTCCGCGAACTCCGCCTCGGCTACGTCGTAACCCCAGTTTTTGAAGCCGCCTTCGGTGAATTTCATGATGTTGCCTTTGTGGACGAGCGTGACAGACGGTAATTTGCGGGTTGCCGCGTATTCGAGCGCCGAGCGCACGAGTCGCTGCGAACCCTCGCGCGAGACGGGCTTCACGCCGAACGATGAACTTTGCGGGAAACGCACCTTCTTCACGCCCATTTCGTCGGTGAGGAATTTCAGGAATTTCTCCGCTTCGGGCGTTCCGGCCTGCCATTCGATCCCGGCGTAGATGTCTTCGGTGTTCTCGCGGAAAATGTGCATATCGACCTTCTGCGGTTCTTTCACGGGCGACACCACGCCGCGGAACCACCGTACCGGCCTCAGGCAGACGTACAGGTCCAGTTCCTGGCGCAGCGCCACGTTCAGCGAACGGATACCGCCGCCCACGGGGGTCGTCAGCGGACCCTTGATGCCCACCTTATAATCGCGGAAGGCCTGCATCGTCTCGTCGGGCAGCCAGCTGCCCGTCTGTTCGAACGATTTGCCGCCCGCGAGCACCTCTTTCCACAGGATGCGGCGCTCCCCGCCATAGGCTTTCGTCACGGCCGCATCCACGACCTTTTGCGTTACGGCCGTGATTTCGGGGCCGACGCCGTCCCCCTCGATGAAAGGTATCTCCACTTGTTGCGGGACCTGCAGTTTTCCCGCGGCGCTGATCGTAATCTTGCTCATGTGTTTGCTGTATTTGCAGTCGTTGGATGCGACAGGAAAAGGCGCTTCCGTCGTATCCGACTACCATTCTGTTTGATGTCTATTTTATGATTTTGACGAGTTTTCCGGATACTTCGGAGCCGTTTAGAAACCACTTTTCTTTGATCTCAGGGTCTCCGTTGGCTTTCCACCTGAAGTCCCTGTTGAAGCTTATCTGGTCGGAGGAGCCGTCGGGCCAGATGATTGTTACCGATTCGTTCGTGTAGCTTTGTGCTCCTTCGAGTTCCCCGAAGCGAAGCAGACAAATCCCGAGGGCGCTTTTTTCCGTCTTCAGGCCGTAAAAGCGGGGCAGGACCGCCTTGCTTGCCGCCAGCTTTTCGTCGCACGCATATTCCTCTCCTTTGTAGAGGGCTTTTATTTTGCCTACTTCCAGGGCGCCGGGGGTCTGCGGATTCAGCAAGTCGTTTCCTTGGGCATCGGTTGCCGTAACAGATACTGTAACAGGGTTGATGTCCCAAATCTTCGTCGTTCCGCCATTTGTTCCGCCATCTTTTTTACAACCCGATAGCATGGTAACATGTATCGCCAACAGCAGAAAAGCGATGCGTTTCATAGGCTATGGATTTTAGGGTTCGTTACCGTAGCGTTGCGGGAATCTTTCCCCTTAGAAGTATTTGATCTCGCGTCCTTCGATCTCGCTGAGGAGGTTGTTGGCCAGCGAACTGGCGCCGATGCGGAAGCGCTCGGGCGTGAGCCACTCTTCGCCGAGGATCTCTTCGACGATGCTGTAATAGAGTGCCGCGCTTTCGGCCGTAGAGATACCTCCGGCCGCTTTGAAACCCACTTTACGGCCTGTTTTTTCGGCGAACTGGCGGATCGCGAGGCACATGGCCACGGCAGCCTCGGGCGTCGCGGCGATGCCGTTTTTGCCGGTCGAGGTCTTGATGAAGTCCGCGCCCGCCTCCATGGCAATCGTCGCCGCCTTGTGGATCAGTTCCGGATCGGAGAGCGTACCCGATTCGAGGATCACTTTGAGGATCGCATCGTCGCCGATTTCTGCGCGCAGCGTTTCGATTTCGTTGCCCGCCAGGTCGTATTCGCCGTCGAGCATCTCGCCGATGCTGATGACGATGTCGATCTCGTCGGCGCCGTTTTCGATGGCCATCGCCGTTTCGAGCATTTTCACCTCCAGGTAGGTCTGCGAGGAAGGAAATCCGCCCGACACGCTGGTGATCGCCATTTTGGAATCGCCGGCGGCCAGTCCGACGGTCTCGACGAAAACCGGATAGACGCAGATCGACGCCACGCTGCCTGCTTCCGGGAAATGCCGAGGCAGCTCGATCGCCTTGCGCGTGAATTCACCGATCGAGCGTCGCGAATCCGTAGCGCCCAACGAGGTGAGGTCGATACAGCCGAAGCACCGTTTGTACACTTCTGTCCGGCAGTTACGCCGGGCCTGCGGCCCGATCTTTTCGAGCAGCGCGCTCACTTCGTCCGCCGTCGGGGCGGGACCGAAATTGCGAAGGGTAGGGGTGTATTCCATAGCAGTCGGAATTTGTGCGGGTGGGGTCGGGAGCATTCCTGCTTTTCCGGGGCCTGTGCGGTCGCGTGTCGGCGGCCGGTGCCGGAAGGGAGCGAATATCCTTGTTACAAAGATAGTGATTTTGCACGATAAAATGGCAGGGACGCTCCGAAGAGCGCCCCTGCCCGGGAAATTATTTGGAATAATGGTTTTGTATCGCCTGCGGACCCTTTGCAGCCCTGCTTGTAAACGGTGCCCCCTGTAGCTTTCCGGAATGTGTGTGCGTTTTGCTTTTCTTTCTACTTTCTCTCTACCTCCCGCCGGATCGCGACGTCCCGTACTCCCGATGGAATTTGTTCCCGGTCTCCGGATCAGAGCACCAGCGAGATGCCCACGTTGATCTGGCGCACCTGTGGGCCCGCGCCTTCGCGCCACAGCGGCGAATGGTAGTAGGTGACGTTGAAGCCGATGTTCGAGTAACCGAAGTTCAGGGTGTATCCGTAGTGGAAATTACGCAGCCCGAAACTGCTGTGGTCCTTCGCCGTGCCTCCGACCAGCGGGCCGTCGCCCTTGATTTTCGTATGCGCGCCGATACGCAGTCCGCCCACGAGGCCCGCGTTGATGAAAAAGTTGTGGTTACGGCCCGTCTGGAACTCGACCAGCAGCGGAATGTTCATATAGGCGGTGAAAAGTTTCGATTTGGAGAGTTTGATCCCCTGTTCGATGTATTGGTAGTCGGGAACGGTTACGCCCTTTTCGTACTTGAGTGCGATGTCCTGGTCGAAGCGGAAGTTGTTCAGTTCGAAGCCCAGGCCCGTCATCAGGTGGATTTTACGGTTGCCCAGCAGGATGAAGTCGATGGGATTGATGGTTACGCCGATTGATTTGGAACTTTGCGAGAGGTATTTCGCATCGTCCGGCAGCGAGAAGTTGCCGAGGTTCGTGACCAGCCCGTTGTAGTGGATGCCGACTCCGGCCCAGCGGCCGTCGCGCCACAGGACGCGGCGCGTCTGCTCCTTGCCTTCCGGTTTTTTGAACAGCATGACCTTGTAGCTTTGGATAAAACGGCCGTCCCGTTTATTCCTTTCCCCTCGTTTGTCCGTTCCCCCGGTTCCGGCGGTCTGGCCGGCGGCAGGGGCTGTTGCGGGGAGTGCCTCCTCTCCCGCCTGGGCCTTTTGCTGAGCGCTCTGCGGCGGTTGCGCCTTGGGTTTGCGCGGCTCGCCGGAAGGCGAATCCGTTGCACTGAAGGTCGTTGCAGTGAAGAGCCGGGCCGTTTCCTGCGCCGTCGCTCCGGAAGCGATCAGCAGTATGGCGGCCAAGATCAGGAGGTTTCTCATGTCGGTTGCGTTAGGCTCTTGCGAGCGGATATATCGGTACGGGTTTGTTCTTGTTCAGGAAATATACGTTTTTTCTCTCTGTTTTACACGATGGCCCCGGTTTTTTCGGTTCTTTTCCCACGAAGTTCCTGCTTCTCGTGTTTTCCCCGCGTGCAGGGCTTTCGGCTGTTCCGCTCCGAGGTGCCCTCCTGTCCGGGTATGGGGTGACTCCGGACAGGGATATTTCCGGTTAATTACTGCTTTTCCGTTTGCTGATGTGGATGAACGACGCGATGGTCACGCCGCTCTCCTCGGTGGTGTTGTAGCGCGATACCGGGCTCAGGTCGTTCAGCGTCGAGAGCAGCGAACCCAGCGACGAGCGGATGCTGCCGTCGTCCTGCGAGGCATTCCGGGCGGTTGCCGTCCGGGTTGTTTCGATACGGTGCGCAATCAGCGACTGGGGCTCCGGGGTGCGGACCGGCAGGGTGGCTACCGGTACGGCGGTCAGGGCAGGTTCCGGCAGGTAGAGTTCGGCAGGCTGCGACAGCGAACCCAACACACTTTCCGTCGGCAGCGAATTTTCGAAAATACCTGTTTCGGCAGCCGTTCCCGAGGTCGGAGCCGCATCCGTACGTTTGATAAACGAAGGGGCAGAGGAGCTGTTTCCCGTCCGGGCGGGTCCGG
This window encodes:
- a CDS encoding SGNH/GDSL hydrolase family protein; protein product: MSSQRDYTSYSFLTTILVIAAMAGLSQLPRFKLGSLTFKRTNILADIIKQEESPELLEADQYFDTTFLNEAAAMKVIDSATRSAERDTLSLPEAKLEEWNIATDTPAAAPILLTKPAGADQNVVPIELFSPDAMMRFNRALTRGAAGRPVRIAVLGDSFIEGDIITADLREQLQNLCGGRGVGFVPFASPLAKFRGTVLHSFSNWDIYNIRDRAQIPAAIKDRFFVSGFVCIPQEGATTRLQGVTFRKHINQAGTARLVFTNRNNTRLNVVINDSVSRLFAPEPSEHVQQIVINAPVHSISVTLNRTDGFTGYGIVLEDAGGVSVDNYSIRGNSGMALFETNSFVNQQIGQMLGYDLIVLQYGLNVMSPDVLKYDSYSKTFTRIIRYVQQCFPGASILVMGVGDRSTLRDGQFVTMPAVKGMIDAQRKAAEAAGVAFWNTFDAMGGENSMVNFVQKKWAAQDHTHIRYPGGKYIAQRFATALVYDAQQHPGDGDEPMPLYHSPAADTGKNAFPAGWEHEGTEQNPAESGTETEAGTAATDRERGQTDQNTARNGNGQRTGTGTEAGAETGTGTGTITGTGVTAGTNAGAGVTPASPAASGMRDTTRIQADSVRNGKREHDTRPNGTRPSEIQPGKQPGSNSGNGSNGNNNDDSGNNRHNRNDGNDNFSETR
- a CDS encoding citrate/2-methylcitrate synthase gives rise to the protein MKKEYIIYKLSESIKSTSRIDNELFTKYNVKRGLRNEDHSGVLVGLTQIGDVVGYERLPEGLKAIPGRLLYRGIDVNDLVKGIHGENRFGFEEAAFLLLSGYLPNREELESFQSLIHAFMPLGQKTKMNILDLEGSNVMNILARCVLEMYTFDENPDDTSRDNLMRQSIDLISKFPTIIAYAYNIMRHSHGKTLHIRHPKEEYSIAENFLYMLKGEFSELEAKTLDRALVLHAEHGGGNNSTFTVRVTSSSGTDTYSSIAAAIGSLKGPLHGGANLAVMKMFDHLKENIRHWDKVTEIDQYLNKMLRKEAYDHTGLIYGIGHAVYTISDPRALLLKEMARDLAKEKEREEEYAFLELLEERAIENFMNFKGTKVNKRVCANVDFYSGFVYDMIGLPQEVFTPLFAMSRITGWTAHRIEELNFDSKRIIRPAYKNVAAERKFVPLKQR
- the icd gene encoding NADP-dependent isocitrate dehydrogenase — translated: MSKITISAAGKLQVPQQVEIPFIEGDGVGPEITAVTQKVVDAAVTKAYGGERRILWKEVLAGGKSFEQTGSWLPDETMQAFRDYKVGIKGPLTTPVGGGIRSLNVALRQELDLYVCLRPVRWFRGVVSPVKEPQKVDMHIFRENTEDIYAGIEWQAGTPEAEKFLKFLTDEMGVKKVRFPQSSSFGVKPVSREGSQRLVRSALEYAATRKLPSVTLVHKGNIMKFTEGGFKNWGYDVAEAEFAEQTFTTRQYDAIKKEQGAEAADRAMEAAKTAGKVIVKDVIADAFLQNTLLIPEEYSVIATLNLNGDYISDQLAAMVGGIGIAPGANINYLTGHAIFEATHGTAPNIAGKDTVNPSSLLLSAVMMLEYLGWKEAALLITGAMESSFEAGRATGDLARFMPGGTALSTSAFGEELLGRL
- the deoC gene encoding deoxyribose-phosphate aldolase, whose product is MEYTPTLRNFGPAPTADEVSALLEKIGPQARRNCRTEVYKRCFGCIDLTSLGATDSRRSIGEFTRKAIELPRHFPEAGSVASICVYPVFVETVGLAAGDSKMAITSVSGGFPSSQTYLEVKMLETAMAIENGADEIDIVISIGEMLDGEYDLAGNEIETLRAEIGDDAILKVILESGTLSDPELIHKAATIAMEAGADFIKTSTGKNGIAATPEAAVAMCLAIRQFAEKTGRKVGFKAAGGISTAESAALYYSIVEEILGEEWLTPERFRIGASSLANNLLSEIEGREIKYF
- a CDS encoding porin family protein yields the protein MRNLLILAAILLIASGATAQETARLFTATTFSATDSPSGEPRKPKAQPPQSAQQKAQAGEEALPATAPAAGQTAGTGGTDKRGERNKRDGRFIQSYKVMLFKKPEGKEQTRRVLWRDGRWAGVGIHYNGLVTNLGNFSLPDDAKYLSQSSKSIGVTINPIDFILLGNRKIHLMTGLGFELNNFRFDQDIALKYEKGVTVPDYQYIEQGIKLSKSKLFTAYMNIPLLVEFQTGRNHNFFINAGLVGGLRIGAHTKIKGDGPLVGGTAKDHSSFGLRNFHYGYTLNFGYSNIGFNVTYYHSPLWREGAGPQVRQINVGISLVL